From the Primulina tabacum isolate GXHZ01 chromosome 3, ASM2559414v2, whole genome shotgun sequence genome, one window contains:
- the LOC142538665 gene encoding alpha-mannosidase-like — MPTSVVSGSVPLKIVRGPLVDEVHQQFASWIYQVIRVYKDKDHAEVEYTIGPIPIDDSDGKEVITRMMTNMVTDKVFYTDSNGRDFLKRVCFVLLLALKQFNKM; from the exons ATGCCTACTTCGGTGGTATCTGGATCA GTTCCTCTGAAGATTGTACGGGGACCACTAGTTGATGAAGTACACCAGCAATTTGCTTCCTGGATCTACCAG GTTATTAGAGTTTATAAAGATAAAGATCATGCTGAAGTTGAATACACG ATTGGTCCAATTCCTATAGACGATAGTGATGGAAAAGAAGTTATTACAAGAATGATGACTAATATGGTCACTGACAAAGTGTTCTACACTGATTCCAACGGAAGGGACTTTCTAAAACGGGTATGTTTTGTCTTATTATTAGcactaaaacaatttaataaaatgtaa